The genomic region CTTATGGCCCCTACTGAAATTTTGGCCGAACAGCACTTTATAACAATTACAAATTTTTTAAAAGGGTTGGATGTGAAAACCGCGCTTTTAACATCTTCCGTTAAAGGTAAAACTAAAGAAAAACTTTTGGCCGATTTGGCCGAAGGAAAAATTGATATTTTAGTGGGCACCCACTCTATTATTGAGGATAATGTCGTCTTTAAAAATTTGAAAATGACTGTAGTTGACGAGCAGCACCGTTTTGGCGTTGAGCAGAGAACCCGACTTAGAAACAAAGCTAAAGAAATTGACATGCTTACAATGACAGCAACCCCGATACCAAGAACTTTGGCGCTTGCTTTTTACGGTGATTTGGAAGTTTCCGCCATAACGGAGCTCCCGCCAGGCAGAAAGCCGATTACAACTTTTTCTATTACCGAGGGCGAAGCATACCAAAAAGCCAAAAGCGAGCTTGAAAAAGGGCGCCAGGTTTATATAGTTTACCCGCTTATTGAAGAAAGTGAAAAGCTCACCGTAAAAGCCGTTAAGGAAGATATTGAAAAAATTGAAGGTGTTTTTGCCCCTTATAAAGTGGGCATGCTGCACGGGCAGATGAAACGGGCTGAAAAAGAAAAAGCCATGGCTGATTTTAAAGACAAAAAAACCGATGTTTTGGTCGCCACTCCGGTAATTGAAGTAGGCATTGACGTTAAAAACGCCACGGTTATGGTTATACAAAGCGCAGAGCGTTTCGGTTTGGCAAGCCTGCACCAGCTCCGCGGCAGGGTGGGAAGAGGCAGCGAGGAAAGCTTTTGTCTTTTAGTTCCGCATAATCTAAGCACTGTAAGTAAAGAGCGCATTGATATTTTATGCCAAACGACAGACGGTTTTAAAATAGGCGAGCGTGACATGCAGCTCCGCGGGCCGGGTGAAATTTTAGGCACCCGTCAAAGCGGTGATTTTGAATTTAAAGCGGGTGATATTTTTAAAGACCAGGAAGTGCTAAAATGGGCGATAGAAGACCGTGATGAACTTTTAACCCAGGACCCTAAACTTATCCTTCCAGAGCACGCCCTTTTTAAAGAACGTCTTATAGATTTATACCAGAAGCATTGGCATCTTATAGATTTAAGTTAGGAGGAAGTATGAAAGAAATAAAAGTTGGTTTATTAGGCTGTGGTTTTATGGGGCGCGCGCATATGGCGGGCTACCAAACAATACCCCTGTATTACAATAATGATTTTAAAATAAAGTTTGCGGGTGTTTGCAACAGAACGCTTGAAAAGGCCGAGTATTTTAAAGAGGCCTTTGGCTTTGAATACGCGACTTCAAACCCGGAAGATATTTTAAACGACCCTTCTATAGACGTTATTGATATTTGCACGCCAAACGCCAATCATAAAAATGAAATTTTAAAAGCATTAGACAATAAAAAACATATTTATTGCGAAAAGCCCGTTGTAGTGGGGGAAGAGGAAATTAAGGCCGTTCTTTCCCATCCTAATTTAGATAAAGTAACTACGCAGGTTGTTTTTAATAACCGTTTTTACCCCGCGGCTATACGCGCCAAACAATTAATTGGGGAAGGTCGTTTGGGCAAAATATTTTCTTTTAGAGGGGTTATGCTTCATAACAGTTCGGTTGACGTTTTAAAGCCTGTATCCTGGAGGCAGACGGTTGAGGGCAACGGCGGAGTGGTTTATGATTTAAGCGCGCATTTAAGCGACATGGTTTACAATCTTTTGGGCGAATTTGAAAGCGTTTACACTAAAAACCAAATAGCCCATCCCGTACGCAAGGATAAGGACGGCAAAGACGTTAAAATCGAAATTGAGGACGCCACCTACTCTTTAGTAAAACTTAAAAACGGTGCTATGGGCACAATGGAAACAACAAAAATAGCCACGGGTAAAAACGGCAATTTTAAGTTAGAAATACACGGGGAAAAAGGCGCTTTGGCGCTTGACCTTATTGATCCTAACTGGCTTTATTTTTACGATAATACGGCTCCTGCCTCCCCAAACGGCGGAATGAAGGGGTTTACAAAAATAGAAACCATGCAGCGCTATGGGGCGGATTGTGTTTTTCCTCCCGGCAACCACACTTTGGGCTTTTTGCGCGCGCATGTTGACTGTTTACATAACTTTTTAACCTGCGTAAGCAAAGGCGCCGCGGCAAATCCTTCAATTAAAGACGGGCTGTATGTTCAAAGCGTGCTTGAGGCCATGCATAAATCAGCCAAAACAAGAACAGAGGCTTTTGTTAGTTAAAAAGCATTGTGCCGTGTTTAAATTATTTATTATATTACTTAATATATAAATTTAAAGGCCTTTTTAAACAAGGACTTGCATTAATAGCATTACCGGCAGTAGCGCTTAATATCGGTATTTTGGCGGCTATAGCTTTGCCTCAATACCAAAATGCTGTTGTAAAAAACAGATACACTAAACTTATAATACTTACAAAAGCTATAAAAGACCCGCAAGAAAGATTGTTTTTGCAGCAATGTTCTTACGGCTACGGATTTTACACAGTTTGATATTGACCTTCCCCCGGCGGACACAACTGTTAATGACAGAATTAAGATAGATGATTTCTGCTAATATTTATTGTTCTTCCCGCCCGTACGGATATTATTCTGTGAACTTTGGCTTGGGAATAAGAGCAAGAGTTGGAGCGCGGTAAGGCCCGCCAATCAGGTCAAGGAAGAGAAGCTGCGGAAATCATTGGGCGGAACGTTTGATTCTTCTATCTCAAGCGCAGCTTATTAATTTTGGTTTTTGAAGCAGCAGCGCAGCTTAATGATAAATATACAGTGTTAAATAAACTATAATATAATAATATGACAGAGATAAATTTTCAAGAAATAGATAAAAAACAACAGAAAATCTGGGAAGATAACAACTTATTTGTTACTCCCCGCCTTCCCATAAATCCTAAGTTTTATTGCTTAGATATGTTCCCCTACCCGAGCGGACAGGGGCTTCATGTAGGCCATCCGGAAGGATACACAGCATCGGATATTCTTGTAAGATATAAAAAAATGAAAGGTTTTGACGTCATTCACCCCATGGGGTGGGATGCGTTCGGCCTTCCCGCCGAAAACTACGCCATCGCCACAGGCGTGCACCCCGCTATAACCACAAAAAATAATATTGATAATTTCAGAAGACAAATTAAATCTTTGGGTATGGCTTATGACTGGACCCGCGAGATTGACACAACCGACCCCAACTATTACAGATGGACGCAGTGGATATTCTTACAAATTTTTAAAAAGGGCCTTGCCTATGAAAGCACTGTGCCTATAAATTGGTGCCCGTCTTGTAAAACAGGTTTGGCTAATGAAGAAGTTTTTAACGGCAACTGCGAACGCTGCGGAACAAAAATAGAAAGCAAAAACATACGCCAGTGGGTTCTTAAAATTACCGAGTACGCCGACAGGCTTTTGGAAGATTTAGAAGGCCTTGACTGGCCGGAAAGCACGCTTGCCATGCAGCGTAATTGGATAGGCAAAAGCATCGGCGCGGAAGTTGATTTTGAAATTGACGGGCATAAAGAAAATCTTAAAGTTTTTACAACCAGGCCGGACACTTTGTTTGGCGCAACGTATATGGTTGTATCGCCCGAACATCCGATATTGGAACAAATTACAATGCCCGAACAAAAAGCCGCCGTTAAATCTTATCAGGAAGAGGCCGCAGCTAAAACTGATTTTGAACGCGGCGATGTCAATAAAAAAACAGGTGTTTTTACGGGAGCTTACGCCATTAACCCCGTAAACGGTAAAAAAATACAAATATGGACTTCAGACTATGTTTTAATGGGTTACGGAACCGGCGCAATTATGGCTGTTCCCGCCCATGACGAACGCGACTATGAGTTTGCCAAAAAATTCGGCCTTGAGATTATTGAAGTTATTAAAAGCGATAAAGGTGTGGAAAAGGAAGCCTTTACCGGTGACGGCGAATTGGTTAATTCGGACTTTTTAAACGGCATGAAAGTTGAGCAGTCCAAAGCGGCCATGATAAAATTTTTGGAAGAAAAAGGCGTTGGCGGAGCAAAAACCACATACCGCCTGCGTGACTGGGTTTTCAGCCGCCAAAGATACTGGGGCGAGCCTATTCCTATAGTTCATTGTCCCAAGTGCGGTGTTGTCCCCGTGCCGGAAAGCGAACTTCCCGTTAAACTGCCTGAAGTTACCAATTATGAACCTACAGGCACGGGCGAGTCTCCTTTGGCTAATGTGCCCGAATGGGTTAACACGGTTTGTCCTGTTTGCGCGGGGCCTGCCAAACGCGAAACAAATACCATGCCGCAATGGGCGGGAAGCTGCTGGTATTATTTAAGATATTTAGATCCTAAAAACGATAAAACTTTTGTTAACCCGGAAATTGAAAGAGAGTGTGACCCGGTTGACTGCTATATAGGCGGAGCGGAGCACGCTGTGTTACATTTGCTTTATTCTAGATTTTGGCACAAAGTGCTTTACGATTTGGGTTATGTTAAATATAAAGAACCTTATGCAAAACTTCGCCACCAGGGTATGATTTTGGCTTATTCCTACCGCGGCGAGGACGGCGTTTATCACGGATATGATGAAGTTGATTTGTCCGACCTGCAAAATCCGAAACTCAAAACCACGGGTGAAAAGTTAAACAGCATGGTTGAAAAAATGTCTAAATCTAAAAAGAACGTTATCAACCCTGACGATATTTTGCATAAATACGGTGCCGACGCTTTTAGAATGTATGAAATGTTTATGGGCCCGTTTGAGGCAAGCAAACCTTGGGATATGAAAGGCATTGAAGGTGTAAACAGGTTCTTAAAAAGGGTATACGCCTGGGGCGAAAGCGTTGAAACGGACGAAGTTTTCTTATCAACAAAGGAACTTGATATTTTAAGAAGCAAAACCATTGTAAAAGTAAGCGAGGATATTGAGAAGTTTAATTTTAATACAGCCGTTTCCGCGCTTATGATTTATTTTAATGACCTGTCTAAAATTAAAGGCGTTCCTTTAAAACACTTTAAAACATTTTTAGCGCTTTTGCATCCTTTTGCGCCGCATATAACGGAAGAGTTGTGGAGCAGGCGCAAGTGCGGCCCCTTCCTTGTTAAAACGGCTTGGCCGGAAGCGGACATTATGCTTTTGCGCTCGGAAGATATGGGTTTGGGCATTCAGGTTAACGGTAAAGTGCGCGGCAGTATAACCGTAAACGCTTCAGCGTCTGATGATGAGATAAAAGCAAAAGCTTTTGAAGAGCCCAATGTAAAAAAACATATGGAAGGCAAAGCTTTAGTTAAAGTAATAATCGTACCCAAAAGAATGGTTAATATAGTGGTTAAATAATATTTTTAACGCCGGAGTTATTATGAAAAAAGTATTTTTACTTATCTCTATAGCAGTTATTTTGTCCGCCTGTACAGACGCTACGTACAGACCGTATCAGCAAATTATGCCCGAGCATATTAATAAAGTAGCCGTGCGTCCTTTTATTAATAAAACACAGGTATTTGCTTTAGAAGATAAACTGACCTTAAGAGTAACAGACGAGTTTTTAAAAAACGGATATTACCAAGTTGTCACAGAAAATAATTCTGACGGCGTGGTAATAGGACAGATAACAAGATATTTAATGATTCCGCTCCAGTATGATACGCAGCTTATTCCAACAACCTACCGTATGGAGATATGGTTAAATGTAAGATTCTTAGATAAAAAGACAGATATTGTTATTTGGGAAGAACCCGCGTTAATGTCAAGTTATATTTATTCAGCAGCTACATTGCCCGGCGGTATGACGGAAGAACAGGCAAGGGAGCAGATTTGGGACAGGCTTGCCAGAGATATCGTAAAAAGAACTACGGATGGGTTCGGCTCTGTATGGAGCGAAAGCAGACGCAGTTCTCAAGACAATCAGGAATTTACCACAATCACACAATAAAACCATGACAGTTACAGACGTTAATACATTAGCCAAAAATTTAGCGGACGGAAACATCTCTCCCGTATATTTTTTCACGGGGGAGGATGTTTACCGCAAGTCAGCCATGCTTGAGCGCATTGTAAAAAAAATTAACGCAGATGATTTTAACGTAACTAAAGAAGACGCCTCCAAAACAGATTTTGGCGAAATACTAGCCCTCGCAAACACAGCTCCCGTTTTTTCGGACAGAAGAATAATTTTTTTAAATAATATAGATAAATTAAAAAAAGACGCGCAGTCGGCGCTTTTAAATTATTTAGAACTTCCCATGCATTCCACGGTGCTTGTTTTGTTCCATAACGACGCTAAAAAGTTAAAAACGGACGCTTCAGTAAAAAAAGCGGCCGAAGCGGTTGGAACTGTTATTGATTTTGCCGAGCTTAAAGGACCGGCTTTAAACGCGTGGATTAAAAATAAATTTAAAGAAAAAGGTTTAAGTGTTGAGCCTGAAGCGTGCGAACTTCTTATTGACATGACCGGTTCGGACTTGGCCGCCTTAGAAAGTGAAATTGAAAAAATTTCCCTTTATAAGAACATGCAGGGCACCGCCACAAGCGCGGATATTTTAGAGTGTGTGGGTTACAGCAGGGAGGAAAACCCTTTTGCGCTTTCCAACGCTGTTTTAGCGTGCGACAGGAAAACCGCCCTTACTCTTGTAGGGAAATTGCTTGGCGAAGGCGAATCACCCGTATCAATTTTAAATAAAATTTCCGCTTCTGTGCTTAAAATGACCCGTATTAAACGTTTGGTTAACGCGGGGTATTCAAATCAAGAAATAGTGTCATCCGCTGGGCTTATGTTTTGGGAAGGCAGGCTTGTTTCATCCGCCCGTATGTTCCCGTCTGAACAAACTATGCTAAAAACTTTAAATAAAATTATTGACGCCGACATCGCGCTCAAAACATCCTCAGGGCATGACCCTAAAGTGCTTTTAAAAGGAATATTGCTTACAATGTTTTCCAAATAAAAAACTCCGCTTAAAAAAACGGGGGTTTTTAAATTATTTAAAAACGTATGCGTTGTAACTTGGTCCGCCCGTACCGTTTGGTGTTGGGCTACCGGTAATTGTTTTACAGACTGCGTTAGCATTAGCGTTTTCCGGTAATGCCCTGCATTCTTTTGTTCCCTTAAATTTTGTAGCTTTGTCAAAATAAATTATGTGAACCATAGAGGTGTCTTTACTAAAGATTATTAATGCTGCCTCTCCGTTGGGTCTAACGTCAAAACCAATATGAAATTCACTGCTTGCCGGGATATCAATGTCCAGGTCCGCTGGGTTTGCCGTGTATACGTTATTTTCTAAATAATATCTTTCCTCAGCGTCAGCTATGGCTTTACCCATTAATTGAAACTGTGTATAACGGCTTTTTAAAACGGCTCTGTTATATTGCGGCAAAGCTATCGCGGCCAAAATGCCTATAATAAGGACAACTACAAGTAATTCTATTAATGTAAAACCTTTTTCCATAAGGGCTCCTTTTTTTGTTTCAGCTTATTATACAATTATTACTTAAAACGGATTGGTATAATTTGGTAAAATATAAAGGTCAATTTTGTGGTTTTTGTCCCGTTCGTCTAGCGGTCCAGGACATCGCCCTCTCAAGGCGGAGATCACGGGTTCAAATCCCGTACGGGACGTATTTTTAAACCCCCTTTACGGGGGTTTAAAAATACGCTTATTAATAAAAGCAAAGCACTGCTTTGCGGTGATTTGAAAATATACTTATTTTGTTTGTGGCGTAAGCCTGTTTTGCCGTTGCTGAAATACTTGTAATACGGAAACCTATCTTCTTCTATCGTTTTTCTTGTATCTGAAAATAAGGCGGAACTTTATGAAAAAAATATTGTTTTTGGTATTTATTTTGTTTGCCGGCGCCGCGTTTGCCCAAAACAAATCGGCAAGTTTTGATTTGGCTTTTCAAATGTCAAATTATGAATACAGAGAACCGGAGGTTGATGTTAAACTTTCAGGCCCTAAATATGGTATGTCGGGCGATTTTACCGCCGGCGGCGTGGGGACAAGCACTCCGCTTTTTTTATCTTTACAAGGTTTGTTTATGCTCGGCAACATAGAATACGAAGGCAGTGTTGTAAATACTTCCACCGGGCAAACCAGCGCGTATACGGCTGACGGTATAAAAGATTTTTATATTGAAGGTCGGGCTTTATTGGGAGTCTCTTTTGAAATACCAAAAACTTCTTTAGAATTATGGCCTTATTTCGGTTTGGGGTACAGATATTTGTTTAACGGTATGGGTGAAGTGCAATACGGGTATGACAGGGAATCGCGGTATACTTACGCGCCTTTGGGTTTAAAGGCTGTTTTAAAAGCAAGTGAGAGCTGGCTTTTTTCACTTAATGCGGAATACAATCTTTTTTTAAGCGGTACGCAAAGAAGTGATTGGAACGGCTGGATAGAAAATGAGCAGGAAAAGGGTTATGGCATGCGCTTTAGCGCCAGAATAACAAAAAATTTCGAAAAAATTGGTTTGTTTATTGAGCCTTTTTTCAGGTATTGGCATATAAAAGATTCTAAGATTGCCGGTGTGCCCGGCACAACTTTATATATTTATGAGCCTGAAAATAAAACAAAAGAAACAGGCTTAAAACTGGGTATAACTTTTTAATTATCATAATAACAGAGAGAACAGAAAAATGGAAATAGGAATAGTAGGACTGCCTAACGTAGGCAAATCAACGCTTTTTAACGCTTTAACATGCGCGGGCGCGGAGGCAAGTAATTACCCCTTTTGTACAATTGAACCGAATGTCGGCATAGTTGCCATACCGGACCGCAGGCTTGACCGTTTACAACAGGTTTTCGGCCCGCCTAAAAAAACTCCCGCGGCTATTAAATTTGTTGATATTGCGGGTATTGTTGAAGGCGCCAGCAAAGGCGAAGGTTTGGGAAATAAATTTTTAGCAAATATCCGCGAAGTTGACGCTATTATCCATGTCGTAAGGCTTTTTGAAGATGAAAATGTTACGCATGTCATGAACTCTGTTGATCCTTTGCGCGATGTTGAAATTATTGAAACTGAGCTTATGCTTGCCGATTTGGAAAGCGTTGAAAAAATGCTTCCCCGTCTTGAAAGCGCGGCCAGAAGCGGCAAAAAAGAAGCTGTTGCCCAGCTTGAAATAATTAAAAAAATTAAAAAATGTTTGGAAGACGGCAATCAGGTAGCTTCGCTCGGACTTGATAAAGAAGAGTTAAAGGAATTTCAATTTTTAACCGCAAAACCCATTCTTTATGTGGGCAATAATTCCGAAACTCCCAATAAAGAAAATGCCGCTAAACTTGCCCGGTACGCGCAAAAAAATAACGCCGGGTTTGTGGAACTTTGCGTTAAATTTGAGTCTGACATAGCTGAATTATCCGATGAGGAAAAACACGCTTTCTTGCAAGATATAGGCAGCGAATACACGGGGCTTGAAAAAATTGTGCGCGAAGGTTTAAAACTTCTTAACCTTTGCACCTATTTTACGGCCGGTACGGAAGTTGAGGTAAGAAGCTGGCTTATTCCCTTGGGCTGCGCCGCGCCACAGGCGGCGGGTAAAATTCATACTGATTTTGAAAAGGGCTTTATCCGAGCCGATGTATACACCTTTGAAGATATTGATAAATGGGAGTCTGAAAAAGTGCTTAGGGAAAAGGGCCTCATACGCTCGGAAGGCAAAGAATATATTGTAAAAGACGGAGACGTTTGTTTATTTAAAGTTAACGCATAAGGGTTTCTATGAAAAAAAGCCGTGAAGAAATTGCTGAAATGGAACCGGAAGAGTATGATAACTATTTAAAGAATCTTACTGAAGAGGACCGTGAGGAAGAGAATATTATCCGCGCTAAAGAAGATGCCGAGTTTGACTTGGAGGTTGAGCGTATTAAAATAAGCGGACAGTATAAATTTGACCACGAAAAAATAAACAAAATGTCAGAGGCGGAAAGCCGCGCCTTTTTGAAAAAGCTTTCGTCTGAAGATCTTTCCCTTTATACAAAAGAATTTATAGCTCTTTCAAATGAGCGTACAGAAAAAGTACCACAAAGTTTCAAATTCCATATTGTTATATCAATTATTTTAGGCGCCGTTGTTGTTTGGTTTTTAGGAGGTCCTGCTTTGGAGGCTTTTACAAGCCTGGAAACGGTGCCAAAAATTGTTTTTATTTTGATAATATCGGCACTAATCCTTCCTGCGCTTTGGGCGTACTTTAGAGAAAAGAAAATAGAAAAAATTTGCCGCAAATGCGGATTTTCTTTAGTAAAAGATGATTACGCGAAGTATAAAATGAAAAATGAACTGCAAGATATCGCTGTTTTTAGAAACAGGCCCCGCAATATACTTAGAAGGGAGATAACAATTGCTACCAGTAAAATGGTTTCCTTAAATATAACAGGCAAAAGAGCATATATGCTGGAAGTTTGCTATGAATGGGACCTGGGTAGGTTCAGTGGAGAAAAAAAGGCGCAGGCCATAGTGTTGGAAGCTAGAGAAGCGCAGCCTTATATAAAGATAGCTCCTAAGCCAAAATTTTTTACTATATTAAAATTTTTCTACAAACCTTTAAATAAAAATTTTAACGGGATTTCGGTACACAAACGCTATAAGCTTTACTGTGCTCCTGAATATGAACAACGCGCGCTTGATAGTTTGATGCGGGTTTTGCCAAGAATAGAAAAAGGTAATTTTGTTGTGGAAATATGCGGCAAGTGGATTACCGTAATAAAATTTAGCAATACAAGTAATTTTGATAAGTTTGTTGCTTCCGCTTTGCCTATAGCGGAAAATTTTGATACTGACAGGAATTATAGATGACAAAAATTTGCAAGCACTTTAACTTTTGCGGCGGCTGCCAGAATATGGACGTTGCGTATGAAAGGCAGGTTAACCTTAAATGCGGCGAGGTTAAAGGCCTTTTGCGTCCTTTTTGGGATAAAGAAATTTTTGTGTATGAAAGTCCTTCAAAAGAATTTTATAGAAATAAAATTGAAGTGGGCTTTTGCAACCAGGTAGTTTGGGAACGTCCTTTTGATAAAAAATTTAAGCGTGATAAAACAAAGCCGCTTGAGTTTGAGCAGGCGCTCGGTTTTAAAGTAAAAGGCTGTTGGGACCGCGCCGTTGATATACAGGACTGTATTATTTTTGAACCTTATTTAATTAATTTGCTTAACGCGGTACGCGCCTGGGCTAAAGAACAAA from Elusimicrobium minutum Pei191 harbors:
- the leuS gene encoding leucine--tRNA ligase codes for the protein MTEINFQEIDKKQQKIWEDNNLFVTPRLPINPKFYCLDMFPYPSGQGLHVGHPEGYTASDILVRYKKMKGFDVIHPMGWDAFGLPAENYAIATGVHPAITTKNNIDNFRRQIKSLGMAYDWTREIDTTDPNYYRWTQWIFLQIFKKGLAYESTVPINWCPSCKTGLANEEVFNGNCERCGTKIESKNIRQWVLKITEYADRLLEDLEGLDWPESTLAMQRNWIGKSIGAEVDFEIDGHKENLKVFTTRPDTLFGATYMVVSPEHPILEQITMPEQKAAVKSYQEEAAAKTDFERGDVNKKTGVFTGAYAINPVNGKKIQIWTSDYVLMGYGTGAIMAVPAHDERDYEFAKKFGLEIIEVIKSDKGVEKEAFTGDGELVNSDFLNGMKVEQSKAAMIKFLEEKGVGGAKTTYRLRDWVFSRQRYWGEPIPIVHCPKCGVVPVPESELPVKLPEVTNYEPTGTGESPLANVPEWVNTVCPVCAGPAKRETNTMPQWAGSCWYYLRYLDPKNDKTFVNPEIERECDPVDCYIGGAEHAVLHLLYSRFWHKVLYDLGYVKYKEPYAKLRHQGMILAYSYRGEDGVYHGYDEVDLSDLQNPKLKTTGEKLNSMVEKMSKSKKNVINPDDILHKYGADAFRMYEMFMGPFEASKPWDMKGIEGVNRFLKRVYAWGESVETDEVFLSTKELDILRSKTIVKVSEDIEKFNFNTAVSALMIYFNDLSKIKGVPLKHFKTFLALLHPFAPHITEELWSRRKCGPFLVKTAWPEADIMLLRSEDMGLGIQVNGKVRGSITVNASASDDEIKAKAFEEPNVKKHMEGKALVKVIIVPKRMVNIVVK
- the ychF gene encoding redox-regulated ATPase YchF, encoding MEIGIVGLPNVGKSTLFNALTCAGAEASNYPFCTIEPNVGIVAIPDRRLDRLQQVFGPPKKTPAAIKFVDIAGIVEGASKGEGLGNKFLANIREVDAIIHVVRLFEDENVTHVMNSVDPLRDVEIIETELMLADLESVEKMLPRLESAARSGKKEAVAQLEIIKKIKKCLEDGNQVASLGLDKEELKEFQFLTAKPILYVGNNSETPNKENAAKLARYAQKNNAGFVELCVKFESDIAELSDEEKHAFLQDIGSEYTGLEKIVREGLKLLNLCTYFTAGTEVEVRSWLIPLGCAAPQAAGKIHTDFEKGFIRADVYTFEDIDKWESEKVLREKGLIRSEGKEYIVKDGDVCLFKVNA
- a CDS encoding Gfo/Idh/MocA family protein; the encoded protein is MKEIKVGLLGCGFMGRAHMAGYQTIPLYYNNDFKIKFAGVCNRTLEKAEYFKEAFGFEYATSNPEDILNDPSIDVIDICTPNANHKNEILKALDNKKHIYCEKPVVVGEEEIKAVLSHPNLDKVTTQVVFNNRFYPAAIRAKQLIGEGRLGKIFSFRGVMLHNSSVDVLKPVSWRQTVEGNGGVVYDLSAHLSDMVYNLLGEFESVYTKNQIAHPVRKDKDGKDVKIEIEDATYSLVKLKNGAMGTMETTKIATGKNGNFKLEIHGEKGALALDLIDPNWLYFYDNTAPASPNGGMKGFTKIETMQRYGADCVFPPGNHTLGFLRAHVDCLHNFLTCVSKGAAANPSIKDGLYVQSVLEAMHKSAKTRTEAFVS
- the holA gene encoding DNA polymerase III subunit delta encodes the protein MTVTDVNTLAKNLADGNISPVYFFTGEDVYRKSAMLERIVKKINADDFNVTKEDASKTDFGEILALANTAPVFSDRRIIFLNNIDKLKKDAQSALLNYLELPMHSTVLVLFHNDAKKLKTDASVKKAAEAVGTVIDFAELKGPALNAWIKNKFKEKGLSVEPEACELLIDMTGSDLAALESEIEKISLYKNMQGTATSADILECVGYSREENPFALSNAVLACDRKTALTLVGKLLGEGESPVSILNKISASVLKMTRIKRLVNAGYSNQEIVSSAGLMFWEGRLVSSARMFPSEQTMLKTLNKIIDADIALKTSSGHDPKVLLKGILLTMFSK
- the lptE gene encoding LPS assembly lipoprotein LptE; protein product: MKKVFLLISIAVILSACTDATYRPYQQIMPEHINKVAVRPFINKTQVFALEDKLTLRVTDEFLKNGYYQVVTENNSDGVVIGQITRYLMIPLQYDTQLIPTTYRMEIWLNVRFLDKKTDIVIWEEPALMSSYIYSAATLPGGMTEEQAREQIWDRLARDIVKRTTDGFGSVWSESRRSSQDNQEFTTITQ
- a CDS encoding pilin, producing MPCLNYLLYYLIYKFKGLFKQGLALIALPAVALNIGILAAIALPQYQNAVVKNRYTKLIILTKAIKDPQERLFLQQCSYGYGFYTV
- the recG gene encoding ATP-dependent DNA helicase RecG, yielding MDIKFLKGVGPARAAMFERLGINTVSDILRYYPRTYQDRRPGVLNEFCSQGLVVFLGRVARTQSIPAKSVHIFKAFLEDDKGNNIECTWFKKRTFFKARFDPMGSLKKDFKMGVWVWVIGKREDKESFISNKITVEEYYSADKQESLIHVNRLTPVYSLTQGLTGKFFRTAVHFALEKYLFEEHESLPVSLVKKRSLLGAKQALKAIHFPSNTPELDAARKRLVYEEFLLLTSAWGIKKQQKTVQKNYTYHIKTNLLTPFKNNLGFELTHAQKKVINEIFKDMQSTLPMTRLLQGDVGSGKTTVALSAMLLAVENKFQAALMAPTEILAEQHFITITNFLKGLDVKTALLTSSVKGKTKEKLLADLAEGKIDILVGTHSIIEDNVVFKNLKMTVVDEQHRFGVEQRTRLRNKAKEIDMLTMTATPIPRTLALAFYGDLEVSAITELPPGRKPITTFSITEGEAYQKAKSELEKGRQVYIVYPLIEESEKLTVKAVKEDIEKIEGVFAPYKVGMLHGQMKRAEKEKAMADFKDKKTDVLVATPVIEVGIDVKNATVMVIQSAERFGLASLHQLRGRVGRGSEESFCLLVPHNLSTVSKERIDILCQTTDGFKIGERDMQLRGPGEILGTRQSGDFEFKAGDIFKDQEVLKWAIEDRDELLTQDPKLILPEHALFKERLIDLYQKHWHLIDLS
- a CDS encoding type IV pilin protein: MEKGFTLIELLVVVLIIGILAAIALPQYNRAVLKSRYTQFQLMGKAIADAEERYYLENNVYTANPADLDIDIPASSEFHIGFDVRPNGEAALIIFSKDTSMVHIIYFDKATKFKGTKECRALPENANANAVCKTITGSPTPNGTGGPSYNAYVFK